From the Malus domestica chromosome 17, GDT2T_hap1 genome, one window contains:
- the LOC139187722 gene encoding putative disease resistance RPP13-like protein 1, which produces MALELVGGAALSGFFQQVFVKLDSQEVKNFIRGKKLTNGLLKKLRIKLTSVNAVYDDAEQKQLRNSHVRLWLKEAVLDAEDLLDEIKTEALRRKIEAEFGSSTRKVQDLISASLHVFYESLDSKIEEILERLSFIVEQKDALDLKRGSRHRISQTLLSTSLVEGSDVYGRDHKKETIIQLLLSNDVTCSKIGIIPIVDIGGIGKTTLAQLLYNDDRVKQHFELQAWVCVSDEFDVVKITQTIYASVTSQTCHTKDLNQLQVKLKDALAGKKFLFVLDDVWNENYNIWDSLKLPFESGAHGSKIIVTARNVGVASTMGTLQTHYLEHLLEEDCWSLFAKHAFKDASVIVDPNLEVIGRQIVSKCKGPP; this is translated from the coding sequence ATGGCTTTGGAGTTGGTAGGTGGAGCTGCTCTCTCGGGTTTCTTCCAGCAAGTATTTGTGAAATTGGATTCTCAGGAGGTCAAGAACTTCATCAGAGGAAAGAAACTGACTAATGGGTTGCTGAAGAAGTTGAGGATCAAGTTGACGTCTGTCAATGCTGTTTATGATGATGCCGAGCAAAAGCAATTACGTAACTCACATGTGAGGCTGTGGCTTAAAGAGGCAGTCCTTGATGCTGAGGACCTACTGGACGAGATCAAGACAGAAGCGTTGAGGCGAAAAATTGAAGCTGAATTTGGAAGTAGCACAAGGAAGGTACAAGACCTCATCTCTGCTTCTTTGCATGTTTTTTATGAGTCTTTAGACAGCAAGATAGAGGAAATTCTTGAGAGGCTAAGCTTCATTGTAGAACAGAAAGATGCCCTTGATTTGAAAAGAGGTAGTAGACACAGAATCTCACAAACATTGCTTTCAACTTCTTTAGTAGAAGGCTCTGATGTGTATGGAAGAGATCATAAGAAGGAAACCATCATTCAATTGTTGCTATCAAATGATGTCACTTGTAGTAAGATTGGCATTATTCCCATTGTGGACATAGGTGGGATCGGAAAGACCACCCTTGCTCAGCTCTTGTACAATGATGATAGAGTGAAGCAGCATTTTGAGCTCCAGGCATGGGTTTGTGTTTCTGATGAATTTGACGTTGTTAAGATCACACAAACAATTTATGCCTCAGTCACTTCTCAAACCTGTCATACCAAAGACCTAAACCAGCTTCAAGTTAAACTCAAAGATGCTTTGGCGGGGAAGaagtttctttttgttcttgatGATGTTTGGAACGAGAATTACAATATTTGGGATTCCTTAAAACTCCCCTTCGAGTCTGGAGCTCATGGAAGTAAGATCATTGTCACCGCACGGAATGTTGGTGTTGCATCTACGATGGGTACTCTTCAAACCCACTATTTAGAGCACTTACTTGAGGAAGACTGTTGGTCTTTATTTGCAAAACATGCCTTCAAAGATGCAAGTGTTATTGTAGATCCAAATCTTGAGGTAATTGGAAGACAAATTGTTAGCAAGTGTAAAGGCCCCCCTTAG